Proteins encoded by one window of Enterococcus saccharolyticus subsp. saccharolyticus:
- a CDS encoding YebC/PmpR family DNA-binding transcriptional regulator, whose protein sequence is MAGHSKWKNIQGRKNAQDAKRGKIFQKLSREIYIAAKNGGADSASNPALRLALDKAKAANMPNDNVERAIKKATSSTDGANYDEVVYEGYGPGGVAILVETLTDNRNRTGTNIRVAFSRNGGNLGETGSVSYMFDRKGYLAIERAAISLDEEEMLEKVLEVGGEDLITSPEVFEIYTAPEEFTMVRDALEKEFTLAQAELTMLPQTTTILTDEQQTQFEQLIEKLEDDDDVSEVYTSIGE, encoded by the coding sequence TTGGCTGGACATAGTAAATGGAAAAATATTCAAGGAAGAAAGAATGCGCAAGATGCGAAACGAGGAAAAATCTTCCAAAAATTATCAAGAGAAATTTATATTGCTGCTAAAAATGGAGGTGCCGACAGCGCATCAAACCCTGCTTTGCGTTTGGCATTAGATAAAGCCAAAGCGGCCAATATGCCCAATGATAATGTCGAACGCGCAATAAAAAAAGCCACCAGTTCGACAGATGGTGCCAACTATGATGAAGTGGTTTATGAAGGATATGGACCGGGTGGTGTCGCAATTTTAGTAGAAACGTTAACCGATAATCGCAATCGAACGGGAACCAACATTCGAGTAGCCTTTAGTCGTAATGGCGGCAATCTTGGTGAAACGGGTTCAGTGAGTTATATGTTTGACCGAAAAGGGTATCTAGCGATTGAACGAGCAGCGATTTCCTTGGATGAAGAAGAGATGTTGGAAAAAGTCTTGGAGGTAGGCGGTGAAGATTTAATTACTTCTCCAGAGGTCTTTGAAATCTATACTGCTCCAGAAGAGTTTACAATGGTTCGCGATGCTTTAGAAAAAGAGTTTACGTTAGCACAAGCAGAATTAACGATGCTTCCACAAACAACGACAATTTTAACGGACGAACAACAAACACAATTTGAACAATTAATCGAAAAGCTCGAAGATGACGATGATGTATCGGAAGTCTATACATCGATTGGCGAATAA
- a CDS encoding VanZ family protein, with the protein MKKGIKNGNTYLIIGFIVMAILFYSSSQSYEEQSQIGLLMALFKNEPLKDWLSKISFVYAGSEVSIQAKGYFAFIEFFVRKFAHFGTYFVLGGSFCLGLFPKLNSLALAAFFGWMAATGYAGMDEFHQMMTNGRTPLFQDVMLDSIGALTAVILCWLIIGLRQKRVL; encoded by the coding sequence GTGAAAAAAGGCATAAAAAATGGAAATACCTATTTAATAATTGGGTTTATTGTCATGGCTATTTTATTTTACAGCTCGTCGCAATCGTATGAAGAGCAATCGCAAATTGGTTTGTTGATGGCACTCTTCAAAAATGAACCATTAAAAGATTGGCTAAGTAAGATTTCGTTTGTCTACGCGGGCAGTGAGGTCAGTATTCAAGCAAAAGGTTATTTTGCTTTTATTGAGTTTTTTGTGCGTAAATTTGCGCATTTTGGCACGTATTTTGTGTTAGGAGGCAGTTTTTGTTTAGGGTTATTTCCCAAATTGAATTCGTTGGCTTTAGCTGCTTTCTTTGGTTGGATGGCAGCAACAGGGTATGCGGGAATGGATGAATTTCATCAGATGATGACGAATGGGCGCACCCCGTTGTTTCAAGATGTCATGCTTGATTCCATTGGCGCTTTAACAGCCGTCATTTTATGTTGGTTGATCATTGGATTACGTCAAAAAAGAGTTCTTTGA